A region from the Sandaracinus amylolyticus genome encodes:
- a CDS encoding PQQ-binding-like beta-propeller repeat protein, translating to MRRAILVLACALAACGGGAFEPQYPERQEPHMSGVMRELAQTPPRTADPVIVAVTTSPPGLLCWDLRAGRERWRVETDARSTPIVAGEHVVTTEADAVVVRRLADGGRVLALDEEDLHLVGADGEAGTLVVALARGEGETPLGYVVGVRDGGVAWSHELSLSVGSPAVAGALVLVPWGHQRLSILDATTGVERLRLRMEHGVLGHAMHDGGRVMVGQHRLYPVTAELFEDERAQRRAGIEPRGRPLPGQPPLLPDAYEPRMNAESARNRVRLAWSLADGEPASFADDALYFVFYRLVFGLASGEDEVRWVHDREHDVVGADAVPGGIVVLTDDGRISLLGARDGRPRLEASLGVPVRAADVRADGLAVPDASTTAPAAPLREQLHQIASLDDVRIGAGRAFAIRFLARDPSADVTAQLVALCADRTDTSQARTAACEQVAQRAQGEQHVLAALRGGASYLEQRPAPPIAALARAAGTMRLRQALPYLVTHLEDPATPVDELPGLFEGLAALGDPRALPPIERFLRLYHADATDARMIDALAAAARAILALAPARLDSVRGLADDPLAPAPVRERLAHALVPPTPEPAPAAATPPPRQPAPEPPPEPAADLPEAITTEMTDAVMAPVQARLRRCLERAEGDPLPSARIALMIDEQGAIQTVSVTPPELQPCVEPLVRPRTFPRTRRGREVVVHTVRR from the coding sequence GTGAGGCGCGCGATCCTCGTGCTCGCGTGCGCGCTCGCCGCGTGCGGCGGCGGCGCGTTCGAGCCGCAGTACCCCGAGCGTCAGGAGCCGCACATGAGCGGCGTGATGCGCGAGCTCGCGCAGACGCCGCCGCGCACCGCCGATCCCGTGATCGTCGCGGTCACGACCTCGCCGCCCGGCCTGCTGTGCTGGGATCTGCGCGCGGGACGCGAGCGCTGGCGCGTGGAGACCGACGCGCGCTCGACGCCGATCGTCGCAGGCGAGCACGTCGTCACGACCGAGGCGGACGCTGTCGTCGTCCGCAGGCTCGCCGACGGCGGGCGCGTGCTCGCGCTCGACGAGGAGGATCTCCACCTCGTCGGCGCCGACGGCGAGGCCGGCACGCTCGTCGTCGCGCTCGCGCGCGGCGAAGGCGAGACCCCGCTCGGCTACGTCGTCGGCGTGCGCGACGGAGGCGTCGCGTGGTCGCACGAGCTCTCGCTCTCGGTGGGCAGCCCCGCGGTCGCGGGCGCGCTCGTGCTCGTCCCGTGGGGCCACCAGCGCCTCTCGATCCTCGACGCGACCACCGGCGTCGAGCGGCTCCGGCTGCGCATGGAGCACGGCGTGCTCGGCCACGCGATGCACGACGGCGGGCGCGTGATGGTCGGACAGCACCGCCTGTACCCGGTCACCGCCGAGCTCTTCGAAGACGAGCGCGCACAGCGCCGCGCCGGCATCGAGCCGCGCGGGCGTCCGCTGCCCGGACAGCCGCCGCTGCTGCCCGACGCGTACGAGCCGCGCATGAACGCGGAGAGCGCGCGCAACCGCGTGCGCCTCGCGTGGTCGCTCGCCGACGGAGAGCCCGCGTCGTTCGCCGACGACGCGCTCTACTTCGTGTTCTACCGGCTCGTGTTCGGGCTCGCGTCGGGCGAGGACGAGGTCCGGTGGGTGCACGATCGCGAGCACGACGTCGTCGGCGCCGACGCGGTGCCCGGTGGCATCGTCGTGCTCACCGACGACGGGCGCATCTCGTTGCTCGGCGCGCGCGACGGTCGCCCTCGCCTCGAGGCGAGCCTCGGCGTCCCGGTGCGCGCCGCCGACGTGCGCGCCGACGGGCTCGCGGTGCCCGACGCGAGCACCACCGCGCCGGCGGCGCCGCTGCGCGAGCAGCTGCACCAGATCGCGTCGCTCGACGACGTGCGCATCGGCGCGGGCCGCGCGTTCGCGATCCGCTTCCTCGCGCGCGATCCCAGCGCCGACGTCACCGCGCAGCTCGTCGCGCTGTGCGCCGATCGCACCGACACCTCCCAGGCGCGCACCGCGGCGTGCGAGCAGGTCGCGCAGCGCGCGCAGGGCGAGCAGCACGTGCTCGCGGCGCTGCGCGGCGGCGCGTCGTACCTCGAGCAGCGCCCCGCGCCGCCGATCGCGGCGCTCGCGCGCGCCGCGGGGACGATGCGCCTGCGCCAGGCGCTGCCGTACCTCGTCACCCACCTCGAAGATCCCGCGACGCCGGTCGACGAGCTGCCGGGGCTCTTCGAGGGGCTCGCCGCGCTCGGCGATCCCCGCGCGCTCCCGCCGATCGAGCGCTTCCTGCGCCTCTATCACGCGGACGCGACCGACGCGCGCATGATCGATGCGCTCGCCGCGGCGGCGCGCGCGATCCTCGCGCTCGCGCCCGCGCGGCTCGACTCGGTGCGCGGCCTCGCCGACGATCCGCTCGCGCCCGCGCCGGTGCGAGAGCGGCTCGCACACGCGCTCGTGCCGCCGACGCCCGAGCCCGCGCCGGCCGCGGCGACGCCGCCCCCGCGGCAGCCCGCGCCCGAGCCTCCGCCCGAGCCCGCCGCGGATCTCCCCGAGGCGATCACCACCGAGATGACCGACGCGGTGATGGCCCCGGTGCAGGCGCGCCTGCGCCGCTGCCTCGAGCGCGCCGAGGGCGACCCGCTCCCGTCCGCGCGCATCGCGCTGATGATCGACGAGCAGGGCGCGATCCAGACCGTCTCGGTCACCCCGCCCGAGCTCCAGCCGTGCGTCGAGCCGCTGGTCCGCCCGCGCACCTTCCCGCGCACGCGACGCGGCCGCGAGGTCGTGGTGCACACCGTCCGGCGCTGA
- a CDS encoding sigma-54-dependent Fis family transcriptional regulator, which yields MTTPEDKTTVDHDASAHSVPMRAQASLLIYLHGGVKVVPLEPDRPLVIGRAFPADVVVDDLSLSRQHARIGWQQGQLWIEDLGSTNGTHVRGERITTRVSVAPGETVQLGAATASVNVTVSADALLRGVIAHERFLARLEDEVLRARTFGRPLALLMVRAVAVGSGHAARWLPRIRGTLRPIDTISLYAPGAVLAMLPETDREQAHRVASSLVTPALGEPPLVCGIATWPEARSAQELLDRARDAARAATPSSAVRHASGQEPDAASRSVVVASPAMREVYALVRKIAGSSIPVLIQGETGAGKEVVARAIHAESPRRSRPLRSINCGAIPATLIESVLFGHEKGAFTGAERAAPGLFEQADGGTVMLDEVGELSAAAQAALLRVLETKRVTRVGSVQEIECDVRVVAATHRDLEQMVASGTFRRDLLYRLNAMTLRVPPLRERPEEIDVLSELFLEEASKASGLAVRTFDPQARALLRSYAWPGNVRELRNVIERAALVCAGDAIRAEDLGERITHVESAPPPSSPGVSVPARADDADADFKDRVRQYETELILEALRRAGGNQTQAAKILRMPLRTLVHKMKSHGIRKLWAGAEGDDDELGEEDE from the coding sequence ATGACGACCCCCGAGGACAAGACCACCGTCGACCACGACGCGTCCGCGCACTCGGTGCCGATGCGCGCCCAGGCGTCGCTGCTGATCTACCTGCACGGTGGCGTGAAGGTCGTGCCGCTCGAGCCGGATCGCCCGCTCGTGATCGGCCGCGCGTTCCCCGCGGACGTCGTCGTCGACGACCTCTCGCTCTCGCGCCAGCACGCGCGCATCGGCTGGCAGCAGGGGCAGCTCTGGATCGAGGATCTCGGCTCGACGAACGGCACCCACGTGCGCGGCGAGCGCATCACGACGCGCGTCTCGGTCGCGCCCGGCGAGACGGTGCAGCTCGGCGCGGCGACCGCGTCGGTGAACGTGACGGTCTCGGCCGACGCGCTGCTGCGCGGCGTGATCGCGCACGAGCGGTTCCTCGCGCGGCTCGAGGACGAGGTGCTGCGCGCGCGCACGTTCGGTCGCCCGCTCGCGCTGCTCATGGTGCGCGCGGTCGCGGTCGGCTCGGGGCACGCGGCGCGCTGGCTGCCGCGCATCCGCGGGACGCTGCGACCGATCGACACGATCTCGCTCTACGCGCCCGGCGCGGTGCTCGCGATGCTGCCGGAGACCGATCGTGAGCAGGCGCATCGCGTGGCGTCGTCGCTGGTCACGCCGGCGCTCGGCGAGCCGCCGCTGGTGTGCGGCATCGCGACGTGGCCCGAGGCGCGCTCGGCGCAGGAGCTGCTCGATCGCGCGCGCGACGCGGCGCGCGCCGCGACTCCGTCGAGCGCGGTGAGGCACGCGAGCGGACAGGAGCCCGACGCCGCGTCGCGCAGCGTCGTGGTCGCGTCGCCGGCGATGCGCGAGGTCTACGCGCTGGTGCGCAAGATCGCGGGCTCGTCGATCCCGGTGCTGATCCAAGGCGAGACCGGCGCGGGCAAGGAGGTCGTGGCGCGGGCGATCCACGCGGAGTCGCCGCGACGCTCGCGCCCGCTGCGCTCGATCAACTGCGGCGCGATCCCCGCGACGCTGATCGAGAGCGTGCTCTTCGGGCACGAGAAGGGCGCGTTCACCGGCGCCGAGCGCGCCGCGCCGGGGCTCTTCGAGCAGGCGGACGGCGGCACCGTGATGCTCGACGAGGTCGGCGAGCTCAGCGCCGCCGCGCAGGCCGCGCTGCTGCGCGTGCTGGAGACCAAGCGGGTCACCCGCGTCGGCTCGGTGCAGGAGATCGAGTGCGACGTGCGCGTGGTCGCGGCGACGCACCGAGACCTCGAGCAGATGGTCGCCTCGGGCACCTTCCGCCGCGATCTGCTGTACCGGCTCAACGCGATGACGCTGCGCGTGCCGCCGCTGCGCGAGCGCCCCGAGGAGATCGACGTGCTCTCCGAGCTCTTCCTCGAGGAGGCGAGCAAGGCGAGCGGGCTCGCGGTGCGCACGTTCGACCCGCAGGCGCGCGCGCTGCTGCGCAGCTACGCGTGGCCGGGCAACGTGCGCGAGCTGCGCAACGTGATCGAGCGCGCCGCGCTGGTGTGCGCGGGCGACGCGATCCGCGCCGAGGATCTCGGCGAGCGCATCACGCACGTGGAGAGCGCGCCGCCGCCGAGCTCGCCCGGGGTCTCGGTGCCGGCGCGCGCCGACGATGCGGACGCGGACTTCAAGGACCGCGTGCGCCAGTACGAGACCGAGCTGATCCTCGAGGCGCTGCGCCGCGCGGGCGGCAACCAGACGCAGGCCGCGAAGATCCTGCGCATGCCGCTGCGCACGCTCGTCCACAAGATGAAGTCGCACGGCATCCGCAAGCTCTGGGCGGGCGCCGAGGGCGACGACGACGAGCTGGGCGAAGAGGACGAGTGA
- a CDS encoding 2-hydroxychromene-2-carboxylate isomerase: MRFLFDFLSPYAYLAWSRIHGVAACAGREVEPVPVLFAGLLGAHGTRGPAEVDAKRRYLVRDVLRIASAWDVPIAAPRAIPFRSLTALRLTSIEMDRATRRALIDRLFAGAWARGEDLADSETLAAIAREVGLGDDALARAESSEVKASLRRVTDEAIAAGVFGVPTVLVDGEMFWGCDSFPHLERFLAGELAVDRDVLAAFDAAPVGARRSGA; the protein is encoded by the coding sequence ATGCGATTCCTCTTCGACTTCCTCTCCCCGTACGCGTACCTCGCGTGGTCGCGCATCCACGGCGTCGCGGCGTGCGCCGGGCGCGAGGTCGAGCCGGTGCCGGTGCTCTTCGCGGGGCTGCTCGGCGCGCACGGCACCCGCGGGCCCGCGGAGGTCGACGCGAAGCGGCGCTACCTCGTGCGCGACGTGCTGCGCATCGCGAGCGCGTGGGACGTGCCGATCGCGGCGCCGCGCGCGATCCCGTTCCGCTCGCTGACCGCGCTGCGGCTCACGTCGATCGAGATGGATCGCGCGACGCGGCGCGCGCTGATCGATCGGCTGTTCGCGGGCGCGTGGGCGCGCGGTGAGGACCTCGCGGATTCCGAGACGCTCGCCGCGATCGCGCGCGAGGTCGGGCTGGGCGACGACGCGCTCGCGCGCGCGGAGTCGTCGGAGGTCAAAGCGTCGCTGCGCCGCGTGACCGACGAGGCGATCGCGGCGGGCGTGTTCGGCGTGCCGACGGTGCTGGTCGACGGCGAGATGTTCTGGGGCTGCGACTCGTTCCCGCACCTCGAGCGCTTCCTCGCGGGCGAGCTCGCGGTCGATCGCGACGTGCTCGCGGCGTTCGACGCCGCGCCGGTGGGTGCGCGGCGCAGCGGCGCATGA
- a CDS encoding HEAT repeat domain-containing protein, with translation MRRRVDLALVLCFAFFFFTFVTPAAGQSLEATDPVEIERAITAAARPGDRALATQLAARIDAGLPAPLLSRAIESLVQNGSPPAVSALLTLAHHRRGAVRAQVARGLVRSRSANARSALADLLDDPEAEVRSAAAVALGEVGAQGVMDTVMLATLRGVPEAAILFGTQASAQDVARFLRRLDATALEASAPALRILLERANVQRPTKLAIVQRLAALEGPLSARVLREVGATLPENDPVRRAIDQALATEDAAAPEVTQ, from the coding sequence ATGCGTCGACGCGTTGATCTCGCCCTGGTGCTCTGCTTCGCCTTCTTCTTCTTCACCTTCGTCACGCCGGCCGCCGGGCAGTCGCTCGAGGCCACCGACCCCGTCGAGATCGAGCGCGCGATCACGGCGGCCGCGCGTCCCGGAGATCGCGCGCTCGCGACCCAGCTCGCCGCGCGCATCGACGCGGGGCTGCCCGCGCCGCTGCTCTCGCGCGCGATCGAGTCGCTCGTGCAGAACGGATCGCCGCCCGCGGTCTCGGCGCTGCTCACGCTCGCGCACCACCGGCGCGGCGCGGTGCGCGCGCAGGTCGCGCGCGGCCTCGTGCGATCGCGATCCGCCAACGCGCGCAGCGCGCTCGCCGATCTGCTCGACGACCCCGAGGCCGAGGTGCGCTCCGCCGCCGCCGTCGCGCTCGGCGAGGTCGGCGCGCAGGGCGTGATGGACACGGTCATGCTCGCCACGCTGCGCGGCGTGCCCGAGGCCGCGATCCTCTTCGGCACCCAGGCGAGCGCGCAGGACGTCGCGCGCTTCCTGCGCCGCCTCGACGCGACGGCGCTCGAGGCGAGCGCGCCCGCGCTGCGCATCCTGCTCGAGCGCGCGAACGTGCAGCGCCCCACGAAGCTCGCGATCGTGCAGCGCCTCGCCGCGCTCGAGGGCCCGCTCTCGGCGCGCGTGCTGCGCGAGGTCGGCGCGACGCTCCCCGAGAACGACCCGGTGCGACGCGCGATCGATCAGGCGCTCGCCACCGAGGACGCCGCGGCGCCGGAGGTGACCCAGTGA
- a CDS encoding carbon-nitrogen hydrolase family protein, whose product MKTKVGVVQMTSTGDVEANLRTVERLVGEAAADGAKLVVIPECFAYLGPENGKLEIAEELPSPEGSAPLSTPGRAATPGGPILARMGELAKRSGAQLVLGGFWEKGASAGKVRNACVHVDEHGAVRAVYRKIHLFDVDLPDGTKLEESATVEPGSELVVADAPFGKLGLSVCYDVRFPELYRGLVDRGAIALAVPAAFTLTTGKDHWHVLLRARAIEAQSYVLAAAQTGHHFGQRRSYGHALICDPWGTILAECGEGEGFATAWIDTTVVEKVRGSLPSLRHRVIGATR is encoded by the coding sequence ATGAAGACCAAGGTCGGTGTGGTGCAGATGACGTCGACCGGCGACGTCGAGGCGAACCTGCGCACGGTCGAGCGTCTGGTCGGCGAGGCGGCGGCGGACGGCGCGAAGCTGGTCGTGATCCCCGAGTGCTTCGCGTACCTCGGCCCCGAGAACGGCAAGCTCGAGATCGCCGAGGAGCTGCCTTCCCCGGAGGGCTCCGCCCCCCTGTCGACCCCCGGCCGCGCTGCGACCCCGGGCGGTCCGATCCTGGCGCGGATGGGCGAGCTCGCGAAGCGCAGCGGCGCGCAGCTGGTGCTCGGCGGGTTCTGGGAGAAGGGCGCGAGCGCCGGCAAGGTGCGCAACGCGTGTGTGCACGTCGACGAGCACGGCGCGGTGCGCGCGGTGTACCGCAAGATCCATCTCTTCGACGTCGACCTGCCCGACGGCACGAAGCTCGAGGAGTCCGCGACGGTCGAGCCGGGCTCGGAGCTGGTCGTCGCCGACGCGCCGTTCGGCAAGCTGGGACTGAGCGTCTGCTACGACGTGCGCTTCCCCGAGCTCTACCGCGGGCTCGTCGATCGCGGCGCGATCGCGCTGGCGGTGCCCGCGGCGTTCACGCTGACGACCGGCAAGGATCACTGGCACGTGCTGCTGCGAGCGCGGGCGATCGAGGCGCAGTCGTACGTGCTCGCGGCCGCGCAGACCGGGCACCACTTCGGGCAGCGCCGCAGCTACGGCCACGCGCTGATCTGCGATCCGTGGGGCACGATCCTCGCGGAGTGCGGCGAGGGCGAGGGCTTCGCGACGGCGTGGATCGACACCACCGTGGTCGAGAAGGTGCGCGGGAGCCTGCCCTCGCTGCGCCATCGAGTGATCGGCGCGACGCGCTGA
- a CDS encoding YdcF family protein, with translation MLRRWSVMLVGAAVAAWVAAAVAIEARGARVAPEGAYDAIVVLGCRVNEDGRASRVLARRARRAASLWLDGRAPLVVLTGGVGSHPPSEARAAAAILRERGVPDDAMILEERSTSTAENARFARALTDARRVLIVTDGFHATRAALVFAREFDEVAVSPVTAGPWVRTKGALREVPLLVRDWALR, from the coding sequence ATGCTGCGGCGGTGGAGCGTGATGCTCGTGGGCGCGGCGGTCGCGGCGTGGGTCGCGGCCGCGGTCGCGATCGAAGCGCGCGGCGCGCGCGTCGCGCCCGAGGGCGCCTACGACGCGATCGTCGTGCTGGGGTGCCGCGTGAACGAAGACGGGCGCGCCTCGCGCGTGCTCGCGCGCCGCGCCCGTCGCGCGGCGTCGCTGTGGCTGGACGGGCGCGCGCCGCTCGTGGTGCTGACCGGGGGCGTCGGGTCGCATCCGCCGAGCGAAGCGCGCGCGGCCGCCGCGATCCTGCGCGAGCGCGGCGTGCCCGACGACGCGATGATCCTCGAGGAGCGCTCGACGTCGACCGCGGAGAACGCGCGGTTCGCGCGCGCCCTCACCGACGCGCGCCGCGTGCTGATCGTCACCGACGGCTTCCACGCGACGCGCGCCGCGCTCGTCTTCGCGCGCGAGTTCGACGAGGTCGCGGTGTCGCCGGTCACCGCGGGGCCGTGGGTGCGCACCAAGGGCGCGCTGCGCGAGGTGCCGCTGCTCGTGCGCGACTGGGCACTGCGGTGA